The nucleotide window CGCCTGCCGCGCCGCCGCCGCCACGGTCTACGACCACTTCCGCGACGAGGGCATCTCGGTCGGCCTGGTCTTTCGCCTGCGCCAGCTGCGCGAGCGCATCCTGCGCGTGCGCGATCTGCTCGACTGCCTGTTCACGGCCCGGCCGGCGGCCTCGGCGGTGCGCCTGCTGGCGCACTTGGTGGCCGTGGGGCGTGAGCGGCGCAGCGTGCGCGCGCTGCTGGCGTCCAGCTCGTCGCTGCTGGCCGCCAAGGTGGCCGAGCGCAGCGCCGAGACCGGCGAGCACTACATCACCCGCACGAGCGGCGAATACCTGGCCATGGTGCGCATGGCCGCCGGCGGCGGCGTGGTCATGGCCTTCACCACCCTGGTCAAGCTGGGTCTGTACGCGCTGGCGCTGCCGGTCTTCTGGGGCGGCTTCATCGCCGGCATGAACTACGCCGCCAGCTTCGTGCTGATCCAGCTGCTGCACTTCACCGTGGCCACCAAACAGCCGGCCATGACGGCGCCGGCCATGGCCGCGCGGCTGGGCGACCTGCACGACGACGCCAGCGTCGAGGCCTTCGTGGACAAGGTGACCTACCTCGTGCGCTCGCAGGTCGCCGCCGTGCTGGGCAACGTGCTGCTGGTGTTCCCGGTGGCGCTGGCGCTGGCGCTGGGCATCGCCTGGATCAAGGACGAGCCGGCGCTTTCTGTGGCGCACGCGCGTCAGGTGCTGGATTCGCTGCACCTGCTCGGGCCATCGCTTTTGTTTGCCGCCTTCACCGGTGTGCTGCTGTTCGCCTCCAGCATCTTCGCCGGCTGGGTGGAGAACTGGTTCGTGCTGCGCCGCCTGGACTCGGCCATCCACTACAACCCGCGCATCACCCGCACCCTGGGCGCGGCGCGCGCGGCGCGCTGGGCGCTGTACCTGCGCGAGAACATCTCGGGCTTTGCCGCCAACATCTCGCTGGGCTTCATGCTGGGCCTGACGCCGGCGTTCGCCGGCTTCTTCGGTCTGGCGCTGGAGGTGCGCCACGTGACGCTGTCGGCCGGCCAGGCCGGCGCGGCCGCCGCCTCGCTGGGCTGGCAGGCGCTGCACGAGCCGCTGTTTTGGTGGGCCATGGCGATGATTCCGTTCAACGGCGCGCTGAACGTGCTGGTGAGCTTTTACCTGGCGTTCCGCGTGGCCCTGCGCGCGCACAACGTCAGCGGCGTGGACCGCGCGCGCATCTACCGCGCCCTGCGTGCGCGCCTGGCGCACGCGCCACTGTCGTTCTTCCTGCCGCGCCGCGGCGCCGAGCCGGGCTTGGCGGGCGAGGCGCTGCAATCCTGAGCGGCAAAGCTGGCGAAAGGCGCCGCAATACTACTGTTTTGATAGCTACGCACGCTTCATCCACGCCGACTGAGGCCTGTTTTGGCCAAATTCCCCCCTGTACGCGGCCGTGGGCGCACCGGGGCCGGGCGGCGCCTCTGCTAAGGTTCCCGACCCTGCGGCGTCCTACAACTTCGCGTCCCGCCGCGCCGATACATTCGGACATTCTTCGCTTACCGAACGCACTGCCGATGCTGGCTGCCACATGAATGAATTGATGAGTTTCTGGTCCCAGTGGTTGCGGCCCTCGGCCGGGCTGCCGACGGTGCAGTGGTCGCTGCTGCTGGCCGCCGCCACCGTGCTGGGCTACCTGGTGCAGCGCTACAGCGGCCTGCCCAAGGTGCTGGGCTACACCCTGGTCGGCGCGGCCGCCGGCCTGCTGGGTTTTTCCGGCGCGCTGTGGCC belongs to Melaminivora suipulveris and includes:
- a CDS encoding site-specific recombinase, whose product is MSAASASLADLLATLDARAGVAQRHLQLIALLDWIRGDGRSVEAATGRVALLVQAAEESPETAARLAQWWGALTQALDITTLLGDFGFAQRTSMGSELMERLRYKLLPSSPDTLDASELFMLALPYAFDARWLAAIDEDVLARLRAVIAPASLEDGNGANAWQLALLDAMTYCAGQILSTGFAPELRLRMSEQAREAQPFHALIRDVESLRVEVLHPLRTTERRDEAAQRLRERLDACRAAAATVYDHFRDEGISVGLVFRLRQLRERILRVRDLLDCLFTARPAASAVRLLAHLVAVGRERRSVRALLASSSSLLAAKVAERSAETGEHYITRTSGEYLAMVRMAAGGGVVMAFTTLVKLGLYALALPVFWGGFIAGMNYAASFVLIQLLHFTVATKQPAMTAPAMAARLGDLHDDASVEAFVDKVTYLVRSQVAAVLGNVLLVFPVALALALGIAWIKDEPALSVAHARQVLDSLHLLGPSLLFAAFTGVLLFASSIFAGWVENWFVLRRLDSAIHYNPRITRTLGAARAARWALYLRENISGFAANISLGFMLGLTPAFAGFFGLALEVRHVTLSAGQAGAAAASLGWQALHEPLFWWAMAMIPFNGALNVLVSFYLAFRVALRAHNVSGVDRARIYRALRARLAHAPLSFFLPRRGAEPGLAGEALQS